The following coding sequences lie in one Synechococcus sp. PCC 7336 genomic window:
- a CDS encoding TonB-dependent receptor — MKLYFLLDTTGALRVVLLGALMAIVGWSYPAAAQIGAVGAQETAGSTTSHPLNLFDLVEQSDREAVPNLFDLAGQQESEATPDLLDLAERSNVGAAELEGDRQVAPNLFDFVGGESATSVADKVSQQPAIALPSAEPVSISDSAVTRTPSEASTAAIAVPAPTPTPAVPADIAISPPSEGVNPEELGSSSVGVSILNLRPGSILDVPATSVIVQYPEGRALTLQVNGKTVDANQIGRTETDAQTGTVTQTWYSVVVEGDRNIIEVVSADGQVLASTVVFLRGAPTSIHLSSDILSLQADGRSTATLVGELMDDSGNRSNHTATVTLNASAGEFVGNDIDPSASGFQVQAERGQFMAELRAGLTAEMIAIQATSNQLQASLQLEQKAFLRPSIATGSINLRVGARGTDFFDSFRDFLPLDEDNSNAIDLDGAVFATGRVGEWLFTGAYNSERSLNEDGDGVESLSGDTQFSEQVYQVYGDSSTTERTFSSGDRVFLRFERSSPVRGAEADYIQWGNFSTDEFSLQSQEFSAVNRNLHGLSANYTLGNFQVSGFFSRDTDGFERDAIAPDGTSGFYFLSNRLLVPGSEDIVFELEEQLRPGTAIERVQLRRDIDYFIDYDRGTILFRGPVLRKEIADDGTVLVRRIVATYQFESAGGDDTDLFGVRTRYHFSRIPGRESWVGATYLQENQGLRDFELFGADAYISLGDDGHVIAEYAQSTNASDLASVDGDAYRIEVQKAFGDSVVGRAYFREASEGFSNDATVSFVPGQRRYGVDLQARVAENTFLNFGYDREDNFGVAPVIPTGFEDLFGSALATTGGTEVDNSLTTISAGVQQILGPAVLNLDYNYRDRVDRLGDLSATSSQLSSRISYQVTDRITLRALNDLMVSNNTDVAFPDRTQVGIDYAIADGLTVGLSQTWYTNGQFAGQSFTSLDVTGERHLFANTSAYGRYSLVGGSSAAAQQAAIGLNSNWTVAPGLYLDLAYERTFTGSFLSGAGESTAVPFLTGQTSGLGFDSGNSYAVSLEYTDNPNFNASIGLQRSDNTSGSNTVLSAAASGKLSPALTALMSFERASATTTGPNDLDPSTNFRLGFAYRNPNSDRFNLLARYEFRDNPSTIPDTLLLGSGTGSRDHLLVTEAIYAPVWNWEFYGKAGVRYSTTDLAEDFSASSQLYLTQARATHRFGFRWDASVEGRFITQPTASFSEYGYTAELGYHLTPDLRLAVGYSGGGAFDRDFSTERTAGGFFAGINFKVNELFGGFGRQDIAPPQQQESQIQFAREDGSASEAVAQEENSEAIAEIAAAEVGGEEE; from the coding sequence GTGAAACTATATTTCTTGCTAGACACAACGGGTGCGCTGCGCGTTGTCCTCCTGGGAGCGCTAATGGCGATTGTGGGTTGGAGCTATCCGGCGGCAGCGCAAATCGGTGCGGTGGGTGCCCAGGAAACTGCGGGCTCGACGACTTCTCACCCCCTCAACCTATTCGATTTAGTCGAGCAGAGCGATCGCGAAGCTGTCCCCAACCTGTTCGATTTAGCCGGACAGCAAGAGTCCGAAGCGACTCCCGACCTGCTCGATTTAGCTGAACGGAGCAATGTTGGAGCCGCCGAGCTAGAAGGCGATCGCCAAGTCGCCCCCAATCTATTCGATTTTGTCGGTGGCGAGTCTGCTACCTCTGTAGCCGATAAAGTCAGCCAACAACCGGCGATCGCCCTGCCGAGTGCAGAGCCGGTATCGATTAGCGATTCTGCCGTCACTCGCACGCCCTCAGAGGCAAGTACTGCGGCGATCGCAGTGCCTGCGCCGACCCCCACCCCCGCTGTGCCAGCCGATATCGCGATTTCTCCCCCATCGGAGGGAGTCAATCCAGAAGAACTGGGCAGCTCGTCTGTAGGCGTATCCATTCTGAACCTGCGTCCGGGCAGCATCCTCGATGTCCCCGCCACTTCAGTCATCGTTCAATACCCCGAAGGTCGCGCGTTGACGTTGCAAGTCAATGGCAAAACCGTCGATGCCAACCAAATTGGCCGCACGGAAACAGATGCCCAGACCGGTACAGTCACACAAACTTGGTACAGCGTCGTTGTAGAGGGCGATCGCAACATTATTGAGGTTGTCTCGGCGGACGGCCAAGTGCTGGCCTCAACCGTGGTATTCCTGCGCGGTGCCCCCACCAGCATTCATCTCAGCAGCGATATCCTCAGCCTGCAAGCCGATGGACGCTCCACCGCCACCCTGGTGGGCGAACTGATGGATGACAGTGGCAACCGCTCGAACCACACCGCGACAGTGACCCTCAATGCGAGTGCAGGCGAGTTTGTCGGCAACGATATAGACCCCAGCGCCTCCGGATTTCAAGTACAGGCCGAACGGGGTCAATTTATGGCAGAACTGCGGGCTGGTTTGACCGCTGAAATGATTGCCATTCAGGCCACCAGCAACCAATTGCAAGCCAGCCTACAGTTGGAGCAGAAGGCCTTTTTGCGGCCTAGCATTGCCACAGGCTCGATCAATTTGCGGGTGGGGGCTCGCGGCACCGACTTTTTCGATAGCTTTCGCGATTTTCTGCCCCTCGACGAAGACAACAGCAACGCTATCGATCTCGATGGGGCAGTGTTTGCCACCGGCCGCGTGGGGGAGTGGTTGTTTACGGGAGCCTACAATAGCGAGCGCAGTTTGAACGAAGATGGCGACGGCGTCGAAAGCCTATCGGGGGATACCCAATTTAGCGAGCAGGTCTATCAGGTCTATGGAGACAGCTCGACCACCGAGCGTACCTTCTCGTCAGGCGATCGCGTCTTTTTGCGCTTCGAGCGCTCTTCGCCGGTCCGGGGAGCAGAAGCCGACTACATCCAGTGGGGTAATTTCAGCACTGACGAGTTTTCGCTCCAATCGCAGGAATTCTCTGCTGTCAACCGCAATCTGCACGGCTTGAGTGCCAACTACACTTTGGGCAATTTTCAGGTGTCGGGCTTTTTCAGTCGCGACACCGATGGCTTCGAGCGGGATGCGATCGCTCCCGATGGCACCAGCGGATTTTACTTTCTCTCCAACCGGCTGCTCGTGCCCGGAAGTGAAGATATTGTTTTCGAACTAGAGGAACAGTTAAGACCCGGTACGGCGATCGAGCGCGTTCAGCTCAGACGCGATATTGATTACTTCATTGACTACGATCGCGGCACGATTTTATTTCGCGGGCCGGTGCTGCGCAAAGAAATCGCCGACGACGGCACCGTCTTAGTGCGGCGCATTGTGGCCACCTACCAGTTCGAATCTGCGGGGGGAGACGATACCGATTTGTTCGGCGTGCGGACCCGCTATCACTTCTCGCGAATACCGGGACGCGAAAGTTGGGTTGGGGCCACTTATCTGCAAGAAAACCAGGGACTGCGCGATTTCGAGCTTTTCGGTGCCGATGCCTATATCTCCCTCGGAGATGACGGCCATGTCATTGCCGAATACGCTCAATCAACCAATGCCTCTGATTTAGCCTCTGTCGATGGGGATGCCTATCGCATCGAAGTGCAGAAAGCCTTCGGTGACTCAGTTGTCGGCAGAGCCTATTTCCGCGAAGCCTCGGAAGGGTTTTCCAACGACGCTACAGTGAGTTTTGTGCCGGGTCAGCGGCGCTACGGGGTCGACCTGCAAGCTCGCGTGGCCGAAAATACGTTCCTCAACTTTGGCTACGATCGCGAAGATAACTTTGGCGTTGCCCCCGTTATCCCGACTGGGTTTGAAGATCTCTTCGGCTCCGCGCTGGCGACGACTGGGGGGACAGAAGTCGACAACTCCCTGACGACAATTAGTGCCGGAGTGCAGCAGATTCTCGGTCCTGCCGTCCTCAATCTCGATTACAACTATCGCGATCGCGTCGATCGCCTCGGCGATCTGTCCGCCACCTCCAGTCAACTGAGTTCGCGCATTTCCTACCAAGTGACCGATCGGATTACGCTGCGCGCCCTCAACGATCTGATGGTTTCGAATAACACCGATGTGGCCTTTCCCGATCGCACGCAGGTGGGCATCGATTACGCCATTGCAGACGGCCTGACAGTGGGTCTATCTCAGACCTGGTACACCAACGGACAATTTGCGGGGCAGTCGTTCACCAGCTTGGACGTGACGGGCGAGCGCCACCTGTTTGCCAACACCAGTGCCTACGGGCGCTATTCGCTGGTGGGGGGAAGTAGCGCGGCAGCCCAGCAAGCGGCGATCGGCCTCAACAGCAATTGGACAGTTGCACCTGGGCTCTACCTCGATTTGGCCTACGAGCGCACCTTCACCGGCAGTTTTCTCAGTGGCGCGGGAGAGAGCACTGCAGTGCCCTTTCTGACCGGTCAGACTTCGGGACTGGGTTTCGACTCCGGTAACAGCTACGCGGTATCGCTGGAATACACCGATAATCCAAATTTCAATGCCAGTATCGGCCTGCAGCGCAGTGACAACACCAGTGGCAGCAATACGGTCCTCTCCGCTGCCGCCAGCGGCAAACTGTCTCCGGCCCTCACCGCCTTGATGAGCTTCGAGCGGGCCAGTGCCACCACCACAGGCCCCAACGACCTCGACCCCAGCACCAATTTCAGACTGGGCTTCGCCTATCGCAATCCCAATAGCGATCGCTTCAACCTGCTCGCCCGCTACGAGTTTCGCGACAATCCCTCCACCATTCCCGATACCCTTTTGCTGGGCAGCGGCACGGGCTCCAGAGATCACCTGCTGGTGACAGAGGCCATTTACGCCCCTGTCTGGAACTGGGAGTTTTACGGTAAGGCAGGCGTCCGCTACAGCACCACCGATCTGGCTGAAGATTTCTCCGCCAGCAGCCAGCTCTATCTCACCCAAGCGCGGGCCACCCATCGGTTTGGCTTTCGCTGGGATGCCAGTGTCGAAGGGCGCTTCATTACCCAGCCCACAGCCAGTTTTTCCGAGTATGGCTACACCGCTGAATTGGGCTACCACCTGACTCCAGACCTGCGCTTGGCCGTGGGCTACAGCGGCGGCGGCGCCTTCGATCGCGACTTTAGCACTGAGAGGACGGCTGGGGGATTCTTCGCAGGCATCAACTTCAAGGTGAACGAACTGTTTGGGGGCTTTGGTCGCCAGGACATTGCCCCTCCCCAACAGCAAGAATCCCAAATTCAATTCGCCCGAGAGGACGGTTCGGCATCGGAAGCCGTCGCACAGGAAGAGAATTCGGAGGCGATTGCCGAGATCGCTGCAGCAGAAGTTGGAGGTGAGGAAGAATGA
- a CDS encoding DUF11 domain-containing protein, whose protein sequence is MTARDGQLGLCRPPAGQFRHRFERIMMNFALPTRKFRALRRGLQLCVTAIVAFSLWLVSVPPLAQTETAAPENPVIVTNLGNTASATYSTPTGNPIQGRSRDARAIANLVDPFGQVLGCDGESLPSTSGFSVALFNTAPGNPNLAGGLVSLTPTEDPAPPDNLNLPEGFAPNVLNANPQPTQAFNEGRFNFLLDPDRGQLDPGSSYILRVTPPASSPLDRREIRIEIGALTDDGLYPFTATALDGLPIRADSATTQSSFVASTDITSTSLVVTFADLDISVCDREPIRITKTGDRASASPGDIVIYRIEVENTLLTSLDSLVVSDALPAGFNLIDESVRAKAAGEAVELGIARGSDRTVSFTLPAPLPTGEFLEIAYAVEVNPDALRGSGENSASVSALRSDNRQPVSAGPAIYRIRIRGGLLSDEGTILGRVFVDRNFDGEQQPGEPGVPNAVIFLDGGTRITTDPDGLFSVTNVLPGNRTGVIDLTSLPGYTLAPNRRFIERNSQSRLVRLAPGSTVRMNFAVTPTFNAEVQP, encoded by the coding sequence ATGACTGCCCGCGATGGGCAGCTCGGTTTGTGCCGACCTCCCGCTGGTCAGTTCCGCCATCGTTTCGAGCGCATCATGATGAACTTTGCTTTACCGACACGGAAGTTTCGAGCGCTGCGGCGCGGCTTGCAGCTTTGCGTCACGGCGATCGTTGCTTTCAGCCTCTGGCTCGTGTCCGTTCCTCCCCTGGCGCAAACCGAGACTGCAGCCCCAGAGAACCCCGTCATCGTGACGAATTTAGGCAATACTGCCAGTGCGACCTATAGCACTCCAACGGGGAATCCGATTCAGGGGCGATCGCGCGATGCTAGAGCGATCGCTAATTTGGTCGATCCGTTCGGACAGGTATTGGGCTGCGATGGCGAATCATTACCCAGCACTTCAGGCTTCTCTGTTGCCCTATTCAATACCGCCCCCGGCAATCCCAATCTTGCTGGGGGCTTGGTGTCGCTCACGCCAACCGAAGACCCCGCCCCTCCCGACAACCTCAATCTTCCAGAGGGCTTTGCTCCTAACGTACTCAACGCCAACCCCCAGCCCACCCAGGCGTTCAACGAAGGTCGCTTTAACTTTTTACTCGACCCAGACCGAGGCCAGCTCGACCCCGGCAGCTCCTACATTCTGCGGGTGACTCCACCCGCCAGCTCGCCGCTCGATCGCCGAGAGATTCGCATCGAGATCGGCGCACTGACAGATGATGGTCTCTATCCCTTTACTGCGACGGCTCTCGATGGCCTGCCGATTCGCGCGGATAGCGCTACAACGCAATCGAGTTTTGTGGCGTCTACAGACATCACCAGTACCAGTTTGGTGGTGACATTTGCCGACCTCGATATTTCCGTCTGCGATCGCGAGCCGATTCGAATTACCAAAACGGGCGATCGCGCCAGCGCATCCCCCGGCGATATTGTCATCTACCGAATTGAAGTCGAAAACACCCTGTTAACGAGCCTAGACAGTCTCGTTGTGTCTGACGCCCTCCCCGCCGGATTCAACTTGATTGACGAATCGGTCCGGGCAAAGGCGGCGGGCGAGGCGGTCGAGCTGGGCATCGCCCGAGGCAGCGATCGCACCGTTAGCTTCACCTTGCCCGCTCCACTGCCTACAGGTGAGTTTCTGGAAATTGCCTATGCCGTTGAAGTCAATCCAGACGCGCTGCGGGGGTCGGGGGAAAACTCGGCCAGCGTTTCCGCCCTGCGATCGGATAACCGACAGCCCGTGAGTGCGGGACCGGCCATTTATCGAATTCGCATCCGAGGGGGGTTGCTCTCCGATGAAGGCACCATCTTGGGTCGAGTCTTTGTCGATCGCAATTTTGATGGCGAGCAACAGCCGGGTGAACCCGGCGTCCCGAATGCCGTGATTTTTCTCGATGGCGGCACTCGCATTACCACCGATCCCGACGGACTGTTTTCTGTCACGAACGTATTGCCGGGGAATCGGACAGGGGTCATCGACTTGACCAGCCTACCTGGATACACATTGGCCCCCAACCGTCGCTTTATCGAACGCAATAGCCAATCTCGCCTGGTTCGCCTTGCTCCTGGCAGCACCGTTCGGATGAATTTTGCGGTTACGCCAACGTTTAACGCAGAAGTACAGCCGTGA